The proteins below are encoded in one region of Bombus terrestris chromosome 7, iyBomTerr1.2, whole genome shotgun sequence:
- the LOC100644848 gene encoding ATP-binding cassette sub-family G member 1, protein MTTSAHCSPSRSSLSCCQVEHNSRDDVHGVTVAAKDSYFVEDKYSFPRKPEVDLAFYDIRYRVKEWTIRQLRPKSKEILHGISGEFKAGELVAIMGPSGAGKSTLLNVLAGYTVKGVRGKILVNGKVRVPYSERWKRTSCYIQQESLMRTRITVGEAMTLAAHLKLGYSINSAHKHTQVLELLEMLGLSHCYDTLCGKLSGGQKKRLDVALELLSNPSVLFLDEPTTGLDSSSCSQCIALLKRLAKIERRTIICTIHQPSALLLEMFDAIYAVAGGYCIYRGSVKSLLPHMSSIGIDCPPYHNPADFLLEVAIGDYGVTVDKLAAAVETVSKDDNKAVTYAMKSQLEESANEPPTPAGFIAQCYLLYKRQLLSLKRDYTLLVVRLLCHLLIGIIFGYLYMGSGYRANGVLANYVYLYGSLLLLVYTGKMAVTLAFPQEMRILSREHFNRWYGLAPYYISLLLVEIPFQAACAATYLTVSYWLTGQPIETPRIISFMVVSIAASLTAQAWGFFIGATTPVKIAVFAGPIIAVLFSVFGFCIRYMDTPQMFRWMFHISYFRASFHSLLHTVYGFDRMDLKCDDFYCHYKKPTQFLKEMEIVNISVANNLILIIGIGVLMHLLTASALWCKLNRR, encoded by the exons ATGACCACCTCTGCCCACTGTTCTCCATCCCGATCGTCGTTAAGCTGCTGTCAGGTCGAACACAACAGCCGCGATGACGTACACGGAGTGACAGTTGCCGCGAAAGACAGTTATTTCGTAGAAGATAAATACTCTTTCCCCAGAAAGCCCGAGGTGGACCTCGCTTTTTACGACATCCGATATAGAGTAAAAGAATGGACCATTCGACAGTTAAGACCCA AATCCAAAGAAATTCTTCATGGTATCAGTGGGGAATTCAAAGCTGGCGAACTAGTCGCCATAATGGGGCCTTCTGGGGCCGGGAAGTCGACTTTGTTGAACGTCTTAGCCGGCTATAC AGTGAAAGGTGTTCGGGGAAAGATTCTAGTAAATGGAAAAGTTAGGGTACCGTACAGTGAGAGATGGAAGAGAACATCATGCTACATACAACAGGAATCCTTAATGAGAACAAGAATCACCGTGGGAGAAGCCATGACATTAGCTGCACACTTAAAACTTGGCTACAGTATAAATTCAGCCCATAAACATACTCAG GTTTTGGAACTCTTAGAAATGTTAGGATTGAGCCATTGCTATGACACCCTTTGTGGAAAATTGTCCGGCGGACAGAAAAAacgacttgacgtagctctggAGCTTTTAAGTAATCCTTCAGTATTATTCCTCGACGAGCCAACAACCG gTTTGGATTCGTCTTCGTGCAGCCAGTGCATCGCACTGCTGAAGCGTCTTGCTAAAATAGAAAGGCGTACGATAATATGCACGATACACCAACCAAGTGCGTTGCTCTTAGAGATGTTTGATGCCATTTACGCGGTTGCCGGTGGATATTGCATATATAGGGGGTCGGTTAAATCTTTGTTGCCTCATATGTCCTCGATCGGTATTGATTGCCCGCCTTACCACAACCCAGCTGACTTTC TTTTAGAAGTAGCGATTGGAGATTATGGTGTTACTGTGGACAAATTAGCAGCTGCTGTGGAAACAGTGTCTAAAGATGACAATAAGGCCGTTACTTATGCAATGAAATCACAGTTAGAAG AAAGCGCAAATGAACCACCAACACCTGCAGGATTCATCGCACAATGTTACCTACTTTATAAGAGACAATTACTTTCCCTCAAAAGAGACTACACATTATTGGTAGTACGATTGTTGTGTCACCTGTTAATTGGAATAATCTTCGGCTATCTGTACATGGGAAGCGGTTACAGAGCGAACGGTGTCCTTGCTAATTACGTTTACCTGTACGGATCGTTGCTACTACTCGTTTACACGGGTAAAATGGCCGTCACACTTGCCT TTCCACAAGAAATGCGGATACTCAGCAGGGAACACTTTAATCGGTGGTATGGGCTAGCACCGTACTATATCAGTCTATTGCTCGTCGAAATACCGTTCCAAGCAGCTTGTGCAGCGACCTATTTGACTGTGAGTTACTGGTTAACAGGACAACCCATAGAAACTCCTCGCATAATTTCTTTCATGGTTGTCAGCATAGCCGCTAGTTTAACAGCTCAAGCATGGGGATTTTTTATTGGCGCGACCACGCCAGTGAAG ATCGCGGTATTCGCAGGACCCATAATTGCAGTGTTATTTTCCGTATTCGGGTTCTGTATTCGTTACATGGATACGCCCCAGATGTTCCGATGGATGTTTCATATATCATACTTTCGTGCTAGTTTCCACAGCCTGTTACACACTGTCTACGGTTTCGATCGGATGGACTTGAAATGTGACGACTTTTATTGTCATTATAAGAAACCAACACAATTCCTTAAAGAAATGGAGATAGTCAACATAAGCGTCGCGAACAATCTCATTTTAATTATTGGTATTGGCGTCTTAATGCATTTATTAACTGCCAGTGCTCTTTGGTGCAAGCTTAACAGAAGATAA